The DNA segment AAAACAATTGCGCATGGCTCAAAGTCAGTATTTCGGTATCAAAGGCGGTATTTTTAACATGTAAAGCCTGCCATTCATCAGTCCGTAGGCTCGTGCAAAATATCGTTGCAGGAATTTTGCGCCATCTAGTGAATATCTGTGGGAAATTGCAATCAGCCTTGGACATGTCGCTGCCAAGTCTTCAGGCAACATCAGTTGGCTACAGACTAGCTAAATTCCAGGTTTGCGAGCTGCTATTCACGCATGCTCCACCAAAACACGACAAAATCAACACGATAGGCCTACAAAATGTAGATAGGCTACTTTCGAGGCCGCTGTTCGTTATGTAAAACAACGATAAATGAAAACGGGGGCATACAGCTATACCTCAATCAGACTGTGAAGGATTGTTTCACTTTGTCCACGGACATCAGGCGTTAATAATATACAATGGCCTACTGAATCTTATCATCTAATTTCTcatgatgtaggcctagcctacgaGATTGCAAAAGGAACCAGTATTTTGTTTGAGGGCAGTGCGCGTGACGCGACCAGGCTAACTACAGTAGGTTACGTTGACCAGTGACATTCTGGAGTGGTTTCATCCCCACCCCCTTCAGCTGTCACATTGTAATAACTGCTGCTACAGCCGCCTCGGCGTTGATTTGACTGCGGAGCTTTACGAACCATCTCCGGCGGTCCTTATAGGATCTCTGGTTTGAAAGACAGCTTTCAGCCATTTTTATCACCGGTAAACTTTCGTTGAGCCCAGAAACGTGTGTCATTCTGAATAATGGTTTTATGAAGTGACAAAGAAGCATAAACAAAAGCCAAAAAACGCGAGGTTTGGATATAAAAGAGCTCTGCCTTTTATTGACGCCAGGTTTCTGTTTTTGCACTGAATTCTAGCATGTGCTACATGTGACGACAAGGATGCGCGGAGCGTGGGACCAGCAGCAGCCCGGCTGAATAACTGGTAGGCTAGTGTTTCCAAAATAttgcatgtttttattttgaatatgtCTAAGAATGAAAGTAAATTGAGTCTGATGATGTCCATACCCGATGCTGATTCATACCTCCATGTCGATCCTACATTCCCAGGCGATGTGGCTTTGATTGCTGTCGCACTTTTgaggagcatagcacaggctATGACTGGATTTGGGCTACTAAAGTCTGTCTTTTAAAGATTATTGTCTTTAACACGCAGAGGTTGGTTAACCAACGACAAGGGGAATACTGAACGACTCGTGGTGAATTGGGATGGAGGCGAACGTATCAGCAAAACATCTGGATCAGTCAGTTTGACAGCTGAAATAGCCAGCAGTTACTTGAAACATTGTTTCGTAGCGCAACTATCAAGGTTATGGGGCCAGGTGGCTTATAGGCTACCATGGGAATCGTAAATGCTTGACAAAAAGCAGTCTGAATTGATATTTGACCGTGTTTCCCTACTTCAAGTAGGGTAATTAGAAtctctacagtagcctacacggCAGTTTATTTTAAGTAAAAAGGAAGTGAAATCACTGCGCCACACAACTTTCACTCAGTAACCTACTTTTTCTTTGTCACCTGTGTGGGCACACTCGTGTGTATTTTGttcattaacaaaatgtatagtaggctagcctaataTAAACAACAGTTGTCCCAGTTTAAGGTTAAAAAGACTAGCCTATATTGATGGGCCAACTTTTCACATTGTATTTAAAACGTGGGGAGATTTGGTCTTAAAGATTGTCTTCTTATCCTAGAGGCAAATTAGTTCACTTTCCCCTGGCAATAGTTAGACATGAAAAACAAGACACTGTTTCCTCATCCTCTTACGATTCAGGTTAGTGGACATTTTTTTCTGACATTCTTCCATTATTAGGGCATCACAAAAGGCTTTGTtagaacacacaaaacagcccCAGTTCTGACATTGGATGTTTTCTACTTGTGTATTTTCTTTTGCTTGTGGATTGAGCCTGAATATTACATGGCATGGCTGAAGTGATTTGCAGGCAATACAAATAACAGGCAGCACCCTTAAGTTTTCATGGAGGTGAGTCAGCAAGCTTTGCGTTTTTCAAATCGCCACCACAGATGAGCATAATGACTATTAAACTGAAATGTGCGTGAATGCTGGACAGAACAAAACTGTCTTTACCGAAGAGTAGACGAGTTGTGAGCAACATTGATTCTGTGGGTCAGGGACAGGGCGTCTGACTCTTTACTTTCATCAGTACAAccacccacacaacacaacaggggACACGTCTTATACGTTGTCTACCTCAAGACTTGTATTATGAAACTCACACTCCAAcaagcaccccccacccccttgcCTCTCCCAGGAGATTGATAGATGACTAATACTTATTATAGCCAAGATTTTCTTCAACCGCGGAGGCGTGCTTTCATTGCAGGAGTCATTGATTATTTGGTCATCCGTTGACGCTCTGCAGAAgctcttttttattttgtcattgttttctgtttgttgtgtgtgtgtgtgtgtcatgtatgtCTCTATGGTAAGTGTATACTGTGAGCTGTATAGGTGTACCTGAATGCCcagaacttgtgtgtgtgtgattaccctTTTTGTCGTTGTTGGTGATGATTTGAGCACTTCTAAAGCCCTGAGAAACTACATTAGTTTCACATTAGTCTGAGGGCTTTCAAAAGGTAAACGTGTGATTCTTCAAGTCACCAGAAAAAGAGGCTGTTAACAGCTGACGCGCCCTCCTTACTGATAACTTGTGTGTGTTGCACCTCAAACTAGCTAGTGACCAGGAGGCTACTGTAAACCATTGTCACTagatcaccccccacacacacacacacacacacacacacactcagccaagGGGTGAATCACGTCAAACGAGATTGTAATGACACCAGTAGCTGTTGTTTGATCTTCTTTGTTGTTGCTTTTCAGGTAAACCAGACAAATGttcaaaacatttatttttcttttgtctttttgtcttttcttaTCCTGTTCCCCCTGTGGAGTTTTATCCCAGCGACTGGGGCtggttagcatggttagcatggttATCACAGCTGCattctatttaaaaaaaaaaaaaatcttccaaAATGGTCTTATGACCCTGAAGGCATATAGAAATGCTAACATATTTGTAATTTGCTGCCATTTCACATGGACCTGGTATTTATAAGTGATAAGAGCAGTCATTACCGTTACATGTAGAACATACCTTCCCTGTTATTTGCCTGTGATTTGTCATTAGCAGAAAAGTGACATACCCTTGGTTCAAAATCCAGCTCAGCTCACAGTAGGGATGGCATGGCGTTAAGTTACACCGCTAGCTCACACTATGTACCTATTCTTTACACTACATCTGTTGCATGTTGCCATTGCAGCCTTGGATGGGAACACACTGTAATTGTTCAcgttggggagggagggagatatcCGACGACCTATTATCCGACGATATACGTCCCAAACCCAGAGTCAAATGCTAATAGAgaaatgtgttcttttttttttttttttttttttaatcaactgTCAAATGCTCCTTTGAggtagacaaaaaaaaaaaagaaagcaaccaaggactttttttttccttctcacaTCTCTGTTCACAGTTAAAAGATAGCATACTCAATGAGTCACCATCTTTTTCTGCATGGTTACAAGCTGACATAGCAACAGGaactgttttttgtgtgtggaatGCTTTGCAACAGGCTTAGCTATtcaggagggaaaaaaacaaaaacaaaatcagatggCGATTAGCCCAGACCTCCTAGTTTTAGTGATGAGCACAGATGTCCTAGTGTCTCTTCAGCAGCATGAAGACCAGCCTCTATCTCTTGTCAGCAGATTAGCATTACGGCATCTAAAACACAAGGGGCTTTGGCTTGGATGCACACACTCCAGCACATTTACTGTAGGGTGAGACAACAGCCGTGCATGAACTGTTGTCGGCGGTGCCGCTCGGAAACACTTAGATGACTTATTGCCCTTCAGCAAGGGGAGCGTATCGACCAGGCCTGTGCTGCCACACCTAAAGCCACTGATATCTGAGCTGAAgtgtcttcccctctctctccctccatctctctttctccacgctcttctctttctccttctctttctttctttccttctctctttccatctctctttctctgtcctatcccccacacacacacacacagtgagccaGAGTCCGGGGGGGCAACAGATGGACTCGCTGGGAAGACTGGAGCCTGCTGTCAGCCTGCCTGCTAGAGACACCATGGAGCAAAGCTTCAGCTTCAACACGTTGGTGAGCACTGGGCACCAGCGACCGTGCGCTCAATTTCAAATGCATTCACGCTCACCACTCAgtcacgctcacactcacactcaccattCACCACTCATGGTCATGGTCACGCAtgcggtcacacacacagccgcgcACAGAGAATGAGTCACACATGTAGGATACAAgtacagcacaccacacactcactttgAAGCCAACACTCTTTGATGAGTTACCAGAGGATCCCAAATACAAATCATCCTCTGCTTTCCTCCCACCTACACACCTACCTACACAaacctacacatgcacacacacacacacacacacacacacaaactgacacactGATTAGATATCCAAGTGGATCAAGCTTCACCAAAGGACTATTGACTAGAACTAGTActatctgaatgtgtgtgtgtgtgtgtggtgatggcgTTACTGGGTTTTCATTTtgaagggggatggggggtggcgGCGATAGCCCTCGTTATCCTCTGAGTCACTGCCATTAACATTTTCCATGCAGCTGCTGTGTCATTCACACCCCCCCTTCCTGAAGTGGGAGGAGGGCTGGAACGAGGGAACGGATGCGagttcctttctcctctccatccctccatctatcctccctcccctcctttcctctcctcctcctctccctcctcttcctcatgaATAGATAATTATTAGACAAGGGCTGCGCTATCGCCGTCACCGTCATTAACTGCTTCCTTGGTGGAGGCAGCGTGTGAATCTTTGGCAGTCCGGCAAAAAAAGCTAAACAAAATTGGCTTGCTGGTTTTACTGACTctggctgctggtgtgtgtgtgtgtgtggctgtgcacgtatgtgcgtgcatgtgtgcatgctattgtgtgtgtgtgtgtgtgtggctgtgcataTACGtttgtgcatgctgtgtgtgtgtgtgcgcgcgcgcgtgtgcgtatgtgtacatgctgttgtgtttgtgtgtgtgagggctgtCTTGTCTCCAGTGCACCGGAAGGCTCTAGAATTTTGATAAGATTCCACCATTCCTTGGTAACCCGCGTGAAAGAGGCCCACTGTTTGGTCATTAGTATGAGGGGCCAGCGAGTCGAGGCAGCCGAGGCTCTTGCCTTCCGGTCACCCtgctctgttgctctctctctctctctctctctctctctctctctcttttgcatctctcccacttactcaatcattccctccctctctctctaaagcacaaacacacacacacacacacatacaagcacatttgtttgtgtgtgtgtgtcttgctcaAGACTACCTGCCTTGTCTGCCGCGGCGTCTTTGTCGATCCCACTCCGCATtatgctgagtgtgtgtatgcgtgctaaAAGTTCTTCTCGCCTCCGCGCCTCTGGCTCTGTGGCCCCTGAGAGCTCAACAAGAGTGAGCAGACGAGAAGAGGAGTGCACATTGTTCTGGAGCAGTGAGCCTACTCTACGTCAGCTTCAACCTCTACACCACGCGGCAAGCCGCGctggcatgcatgcatgcacgcgccAAGTCAACAGagtgagcagagagaggggtgcACATTGTTCTGGAGCAGTGAGCCTACTCTACGTCAGCTTCAACCTCTACTGCGCCGCGCCGCGCCACTGCGCGCGCGCGCTGGCGCCGCGCACACACTGCGCAAGTCAACAAGAGTgagcagaagagaagaggagtgcaCATTGTTCTGGAGCAGTGAGCCTACTCTACGTCAGCTTCAacctctacacacacgcacgcacacacacacgcacgcgcgcacgcactgacgcatgcatacacacattcacacactcacgtacacaCGCAAGTCAAGAAGAGTGAGCAGTAGAGAAGAGGAGTGTACATTGTTCTGGAGCAGTGAGCCTACTCTACGTCAGCTtcaacctctacacacacacgcacgcacgcgcacgcgcacacattcacacactcacgtacacaCGCAAGTCAAGAAGAGTGAGCAGAAGAGAAATGCCCACTGTTCTGGAATAGGGAGCAGGGAGCAGTGCTGCTGCTGAAGGCAATGCTGGGCCTGTCATGTGGTGTCTCAGGGCcaacacactgctgctgctgctgctgctgctgggctgaTGTGGGCAAAGTGCTGATGGGGTGGAGTGATGTTACATCCTTGGGACcaactctttctctgcctctgtctctccatgtctctctctctctcacacacacacacacacactccctcactttctttctctctctctctctctctcacacagacacacccacacactccctcactttctttctctctctttctctctctcacacagacacacccacatactccctcactttcttttttttctttctctttcttggaTTTCTTTCTACCTTTCCTGTGTTGGCTATTCTTTCCATGAATAATATAATTTTCTCTGTGTGAGTTACTTTGCActccccctctgtttttctGGTCATGATTTATTTCAGCATAAACATGTCTTTGTCTCTTCATGATGCTTGTGTCTCATGCTGGCTTCTCCCTGTTGAGAAAGCTTTGTGCTTTTTTGCTCATTGACGTGGTTCCTCTGCTCAtctttctctgccccccccctccctcccacacacacacacacacacacacacacacacacacacacacacacacacacctcagcccccacacacacacacacacacctcctcctccctctctcctgcccacTCCCTGttattctctccttctcttctgaAATTGATAgttgggcaattccacgcaaaactgtcacatccataacggcaactaaatactatggcattgtgttggcgttatggatgtgaccgttttgcatggaattgcccagctcctctttcccttcctctgtCCCCTTACTTTCAATTTAACCTCATGCAATgccattctattctattcttttCTCAAATATCAAACCAGgcctttgtgtgcgtgtgcgcatgtgtgtcaGGGTTCAGGTTCAGTTTACTGTATTTGCCTAAATTTGGTTTGCTGTGAAGAGGCCTCATTCATACACATATATTGTTTATGTTAACACTCCGCACTCCCAAATAGTTAGTCAatcaataataaatatagatcaaattaataaatagaGTAAGAGTAACAATAGAAGTAATAAATAActgaaatacatacatacatacataaaaacCTCCTCTAATCTTACTAATTTATTCATCTTTGTAAGAGCTGCTGGAACTTTTATAATTTTGTTCTATACGTTCTGAACCGTTCTTTTCTACACGTTCTAAAGGAGAGAAGCTGCATGTCAATGTGCAAAGGGTGCAAGCCGTCACTCAAAATTGAGCTAGTTATTCACTTAAACTGCCTGAGCATGCGTGGGTGTGCacaaggtctgtgtgtgtgtgtgtgtgtgtgtgtgtgagtgagagggagtgagCGTGTGAGtgcacaaggtgtgtgtgtgtgtgtgtgcacaagatctgtgtgagtgcacaagatctatatatatatatgtgtgtgagtgtgcacaagatctatgtgtgtgtgtctgtgtgtgtgtgtgtgtctgtgtgtgtgtgtgtgtgtgtgtgcatgcatatctgTGTCTAagggtatgtatgtgtctgcatgagAGTACATTCattcatgcctgtgtgtggttgtatcTGATGGAGGTCACACTCCAGAGGGTAGCTTAATGTTTGTGCTCCCCGAAGCATGTGAGTAAATGCCACCATTTCCCCCTTTCCCCCACTGCTCCGAAGAAGAAGCTGGCGGCAGTACCGGATCACACCGACGTGAGCCTGACCGCGGCGGAGCGCGTCCGTGCCCTCAGCAAGATGGGCTACAACATCGAGATCAACGAGGAGGTGACGCCACGGCGATACTTCCGCTCCGGTGTGGAGATGGAGCGCATGGCCGCTGTCTACCTGGAGGAGGGCAGTCTGGAGAACGCCTACGTGCTCTACAACAAGTTTATtacgtgagcacacacacacacacacacacacacacacacacacacagcctggagaACGCCTATGTGCTCTACAACAAGTTTATtacgtgagcacacacacacacacacacacacagcctggagaACGCCTATGTGCTCTACAACAAGTTTattacgtacacacacacacacacacacacacagcctggagaATGCCTATGTGCTCTACAACAAGTTTATTACgtgagcgtacacacacacacacacacagcctggagaACGGCTACGTGCTCTACAAGTTTATTacatgagtgtacacacacacacacacacaaacagcctggAGAACGCCGACGTGCTCTACAACAAGTTTATGACgtgagcgtacacacacacacacacacacatatatgcatccacatacataaacatgcacagaggcacacattgagctgggggaacacacacaaaattaacaCATATACTAATGCATACAAGCTGTACAACAAacgtgtgtgtgcttacattTGCTTATATGGTTCCTTATGTACTTGATGTATCTCTGGAAGGTGTTTGTCagaatttaatatttaattgcATCTAGTTGCCGCTGAAGTTGTTGAGTGAGAATATGGTAAAATGTCCAACACGCATATTCACACATTcagtgaaatatttttctttttgaaaatatatacatttttgaTATATAATTTTACATCACAGTTTATTTGTGGAGAAGCTCCCCAGCCACCGGGACTACCAGCAGTGTAGCGTGCCAGAGAAGCAAGTCATCATGAGGGTAAGAGCTACCGACTGCATCTCCATGGCACCTCTAGCCTAGCGCTAATCTGATTAGCATCATGGCTAATTAGCACGGGCTGGTATGTTAGTGCTCTGTTTAGGTTGTGCCACCGCGGGTATAACGCCCTCAGAGGCTTATGGCCAACACACATTGTCATTACTGTAATACAGTGGCATTAATGAAATCTCTTAACTTAAATCTCTTAAGTCCCGTATACCACGGAGAGGCTACTGTTCCTGTGTTGGGTGACAGAATCCTTATTGAAGTTTGGGACCTTTGGGTTAGTGGGTTTGTGGATGCACTGAAAATGCATGTATCCAACACTGTAATGGTAGAGGAGGcaatagtctgtgtgtgtgtgtgtgtgtgtgtgtgtgtgtcttgcgcgCGCGCACGCGGACCTGGACTTGTTGTatatctctttgtgtgtgtgtgtgtgtgttggacttgttgtatatctttgtgtgtgtgtgtgtgtgttgtgcgcgcGCGGACCTGGACTtgttgtatatctgtgtgtgtgtgtgcttgcgcgcACGCGGACCTGGACTTgttgtatatctctgtgtgtgtgtgtgtgttgtgcttgtatctctgtgtgtgtgtgtgtgtgtttgcgcgcacGCGGACCTGGACTTGTTGTAtatctctttttgtgtgtgtgtgcttgtgcctgCGGACCTGGACTTGTTGTatatctctttgtgtgtgtgtgtgtgtgtgcttgtgcttgcgCGCACGCGGACCTGGACTTGTTGTatatctctttgtgtgtgtgtgtgtgtgtgtgtgtgtgtgtgtgttgtcctttCTCATCTCCGTGCTTTTCTTTTTCATGTGCTTCACGCTCTTATTGATCTAAACCTGCACTATGATCTCAGGAAATAGAAAGCACACCAATATCctgaccaaaacacacacacacacagacacagacacacacacacacagacacacacacacagacacacacacaagcactgaaAGGCAGATAGTGGTTTCATGTTTTTCTACCAACTCATCTCAGTTTTTTTCCTCCTTCCCAGAAATTGCAAGAAGTGGCTTTTCCACGGAAGGACCAGCTCAAGAAGCTTCTGCACGAAAAGTACAGCAAAGAGCACAGCGAGTACTTGAAGCGACAGGTGGGCCACACCATCTgaagcgtgtttgtgtgtgtgtgtgtgtgtgtgtgttaatatgtgaTTCCAATTTAAACTCCCTTTGGCATGTGTGTTTACTAAGTGTGCCAGTAATCTGTGTACCCTAAGCCCAATTTAAACTCCCTTCAGCATGTGTTCCCTGTGTTCCCTATGTTCCCTAAGCCTtaagtgttctgtgtgtgtgtgtgtgtttgttcatatGTGATTCCAATTTAACTCCCTTTGGCATGTGTGTTTACTAAGTGTGCTGGTTATCTGTGTACCCTAAGCCCAATTTAAACTCCCTTCAGCATGTGTGTTTACTAGTGGGGctgttccctgtgtgtgtgtgtgtgtgtgtgtgtgtgcacatgaagttgtgtctgtgtgagaagtgtgtgtttgtgtgttgataTATGATTCCAATTATGTGGTCCCCAAGCCTTGTGTGTGGCAAGCTAAGTGCTATCTCTatctcacgtgtgtgtgtgtgtgtgtgtgcacatgaagttgtgtctgtgtgagaagtgtgtgttgATATATGATTCCAATTCTGTTGTCCCCAAGCCCTGTGTGTGGCAAGCTAAGTGCTATCTCTATctcacacttgtgtgtgtgtgtgtgtgtgtgtgtctccagagcCAGGTGGCGTGCGCGGCGCAGCAGGGCTGTGACGAGCGTCTCCAGCGCCTGTCTCTGCTGGAGGAGGAGCGCCAGCGCGTGCAGCACCTCCGCCGCATGCAGATCGAGTCCGAGCAGTTCCGCTACTTCGAGGACCAGCTGCGGCGCCAGGAGCTGGCCAGCCGTCGCCAGGACGAGCCCGTGGCTACGGCGACGGCCGCGACCGGTGCGTCCGGCAAGGTGCCTGAACAGACGGACGGCTCGTGTCTCTCGCACGGCACCAAGAACCACGTACGCTTGGACCCCAACCGCAACAAGAGCCCGGCGGCATCCGGCACCGGAAACAACGCCGTGCCTCAGGTCAAGCCGGCCGCCACCTTAGCCGCAGTGCAGAGTGAGTGCTGGGGCGGTTTGTGGGGGTTGATGGGAGTTGGAGTTTAGTTTAAATAGCTTCTCTCCCAACATGGTTTTTAGTCTTCTGACCGCTCAGGTTTgcttctttttctgtctcttctctttgtCAGTCTCTTGCACTTTCTTTGCCTGGACttgattctctttctctctttctctttctatttctttctctgctgtttgttttgttcatgGGCATGATGGAGTTGGCATTTCCGTTGGCATtttgttctctctgtctctcattctggGCTTTCAGTAAGTTGTATAGCATGCAATGCAGTGTGTTCACACCAACCTCTACAGTGTGGTTTTCGCAGCATACTCTACTGTATCGTAACGCCTCCAATTACCACCACTTTCGTTgtttgatgttttttaatacttaaaaatagcatttcataaatgaaccttacatttttcagtagccataggtgtgtagatttgaaccaaatctggtttggttcttaccggggcttttactacctgaaatatccgattttgtttaccacactcGGAGGTTTCaatggcacatgaacggttagaccgagaattctcgtcatgaaattaaaatttcactggagctccaagcggatttgtacacgcagctttacaacactgtttacagctctttgagtctcggtaaaatgtcatttttggtacatagctacagggctgccaaccctcacgcattggccgtgagacacac comes from the Alosa alosa isolate M-15738 ecotype Scorff River chromosome 22, AALO_Geno_1.1, whole genome shotgun sequence genome and includes:
- the stambpl1 gene encoding AMSH-like protease isoform X2 → MDSLGRLEPAVSLPARDTMEQSFSFNTLKLAAVPDHTDVSLTAAERVRALSKMGYNIEINEEVTPRRYFRSGVEMERMAAVYLEEGSLENAYVLYNKFITLFVEKLPSHRDYQQCSVPEKQVIMRKLQEVAFPRKDQLKKLLHEKYSKEHSEYLKRQSQVACAAQQGCDERLQRLSLLEEERQRVQHLRRMQIESEQFRYFEDQLRRQELASRRQDEPVATATAATGASGKVPEQTDGSCLSHGTKNHVRLDPNRNKSPAASGTGNNAVPQVKPAATLAAVQNQRVDGLRRVLVPRDLTHRFLLLADSNTARGIETCGVLCGKLTHNEFVLTHVIVPKQSAGPDYCDMENVEELFNYQDRHSLLTLGWIHTHPTQTAFLSSVDLHTHCSYQHMLPEAIAIVCAPKHNDTGVFRLTSSGMGEVAGCRLKGFHPHSKDPPLFTICKHVVVKDTKTTVLDLR
- the stambpl1 gene encoding AMSH-like protease isoform X1, whose translation is MDSLGRLEPAVSLPARDTMEQSFSFNTLKKLAAVPDHTDVSLTAAERVRALSKMGYNIEINEEVTPRRYFRSGVEMERMAAVYLEEGSLENAYVLYNKFITLFVEKLPSHRDYQQCSVPEKQVIMRKLQEVAFPRKDQLKKLLHEKYSKEHSEYLKRQSQVACAAQQGCDERLQRLSLLEEERQRVQHLRRMQIESEQFRYFEDQLRRQELASRRQDEPVATATAATGASGKVPEQTDGSCLSHGTKNHVRLDPNRNKSPAASGTGNNAVPQVKPAATLAAVQNQRVDGLRRVLVPRDLTHRFLLLADSNTARGIETCGVLCGKLTHNEFVLTHVIVPKQSAGPDYCDMENVEELFNYQDRHSLLTLGWIHTHPTQTAFLSSVDLHTHCSYQHMLPEAIAIVCAPKHNDTGVFRLTSSGMGEVAGCRLKGFHPHSKDPPLFTICKHVVVKDTKTTVLDLR
- the stambpl1 gene encoding AMSH-like protease isoform X3, translated to MGYNIEINEEVTPRRYFRSGVEMERMAAVYLEEGSLENAYVLYNKFITLFVEKLPSHRDYQQCSVPEKQVIMRKLQEVAFPRKDQLKKLLHEKYSKEHSEYLKRQSQVACAAQQGCDERLQRLSLLEEERQRVQHLRRMQIESEQFRYFEDQLRRQELASRRQDEPVATATAATGASGKVPEQTDGSCLSHGTKNHVRLDPNRNKSPAASGTGNNAVPQVKPAATLAAVQNQRVDGLRRVLVPRDLTHRFLLLADSNTARGIETCGVLCGKLTHNEFVLTHVIVPKQSAGPDYCDMENVEELFNYQDRHSLLTLGWIHTHPTQTAFLSSVDLHTHCSYQHMLPEAIAIVCAPKHNDTGVFRLTSSGMGEVAGCRLKGFHPHSKDPPLFTICKHVVVKDTKTTVLDLR